The following proteins are encoded in a genomic region of Glycine soja cultivar W05 chromosome 17, ASM419377v2, whole genome shotgun sequence:
- the LOC114391425 gene encoding GDP-fucose transporter 1 encodes MTMTWARFDSWKQQYYTTSGVVVGYAVCSSLLAIINKYAITKFNYPGLLTALQYLTSALGVYVFGKLGFLHHDPFTLPTAKKFFPAALVFYLAIFTNTNLLRHANVDTFIVFRSLTPLLVALADTVFRSQPCPSNLTFLSLLVILAGAFGYVATDSAFTLTAYSWAFAYLITITTEMVYIKHMVMSLGLNTWGFVFYNNLLSLMMAPFFSFVTGENVEIIAAVRSGGLFDPAAFYAVSLSCLFGLLISFFGFAARRAVSATAFTVTGVVNKFLTVAINVLIWDKHASPIGLVCLFFTIVGGILYQQSVTGLGSAPAQPKQLDTESNKGGGEDDDDGDLTGESDGLIKATSI; translated from the coding sequence ATGACAATGACGTGGGCGCGATTCGATTCGTGGAAGCAGCAATACTACACCACAAGCGGCGTGGTGGTAGGTTACGCAGTATGCTCCAGCCTCCTGGCCATCATCAACAAATACGCCATCACCAAATTCAACTACCCAGGCCTCTTAACCGCGCTCCAGTACCTCACCTCCGCACTCGGCGTCTACGTCTTTGGGAAATTAGGGTTTCTCCACCACGACCCCTTCACCCTCCCCACCGCCAAAAAATTCTTCCCCGCCGCCCTCGTCTTCTACCTCGCCATCTTCACCAACACCAATCTTCTCCGCCATGCCAACGTCGACACCTTCATCGTCTTCCGATCCCTCACCCCTCTCCTCGTCGCCCTCGCCGACACCGTCTTCCGCAGCCAGCCCTGCCCCTCCAACCTCACCTTCCTCTCCCTCCTCGTCATCCTCGCCGGCGCCTTCGGCTACGTCGCCACCGACTCCGCCTTCACCCTCACCGCCTACTCCTGGGCCTTCGCCTACCTCATCACCATCACCACCGAGATGGTCTACATCAAGCACATGGTCATGAGCCTCGGCCTCAACACATGGGGCTTCGTCTTCTACAACAACCTCCTCTCTCTTATGATGGCTCCCTTTTTCTCCTTCGTCACCGGCGAGAACGTCGAGATTATCGCCGCGGTTAGATCCGGCGGCCTTTTCGACCCCGCCGCCTTCTACGCCGTCTCCCTGTCTTGCCTCTTCGGCTTGCTCATTAGTTTCTTCGGGTTCGCGGCCAGGAGGGCCGTTTCCGCCACCGCGTTCACCGTCACCGGCGTGGTGAACAAGTTTCTCACTGTGGCGATCAATGTACTTATTTGGGATAAGCATGCTAGCCCCATTGGTTTGGTTTGCTTGTTTTTTACCATTGTTGGTGGGATTCTTTACCAGCAGTCTGTGACTGGGCTTGGGAGTGCTCCGGCCCAGCCCAAACAGTTGGATACTGAAAGCAACAAAGGTGGTGGCGAAGATGATGACGATGGTGATTTGACAGGTGAGAGTGATGGCTTGATTAAAGCTACTTCTATATAA
- the LOC114391423 gene encoding protein argonaute PNH1-like: MKDPVEDQVKSRRAVQKPKDFRRRDRRRNQCKQEKLQDTQLVSSACKSLVFPARPGYGQLGTKCLVKANHFLADISASDLSHYNVKITPEVTSRKTSKAIIAELVRLHRNTDLAMKLPVYDGGRNLYTAGLLSFAYKEFTILLREDDEGTGSTREREFEVVIRFAARVSMNQLRELLSGKQVDTPQEALTVIDTVLRELAAQSYVSIGRFLYSPDLRKPQQLGGGLESWCGFYQSIRPTQMGLSLNIDMSSMAFIEPLPVIDFVAQILGKDVLSKPLSDADRVKIKKALRGVKVEVTHRGSFRRKYRITGLTSQPTRELNFPVDEKMNMKSVVDYFQEMYGYTIIYSHLPCLQVGSQKKVNYLPMEACKIVGGQRYTKGLNEKQITSLLKVSCQRPREQETDILQTIHQNDYEYNPYAKEFGISIDSKLASVEARVLPAPWLKYHETGREKEYLPQVGQWNMMNKKVINGSTVRYWACINFSRSIQESTARGFCQQLVQICQISGMEFSQDPVIPIYSAKPDLVKKALKYVHSAVLDKLGGKELELLIAILPDNNGSLYGDLKRICETDLGLISQCCLTKHVFKINRQYLANVALKINVKMGGRNTVLLDALSWRIPLVSDIPTIIFGADVTHPESGEDPCPSIAAVVASQDWPEVTKYAGLVCAQPHREELIQDLFKCWKDPHHGIVYGGMIRELLLSFKKATGQKPLRIIFYRDGVSEGQFYQVLLYELDAIRKACASLEPSYQPPVTFVVVQKRHHTRLFSNNHDDRNSTDKSGNILPGTVVDSKICHPTEFDFYLCSHAGIQGTSRPAHYHVLWDENNFTADEIQSLTNNLCYTYARCTRSVSVVPPAYYAHLAAYRARFYMEPNVHEIAKSRGARSKDESVRPLPALKEKVKNVMFYC, translated from the exons ATGAAGGATCCAGTGGAGGATCAAGTGAAATCTAGGAGGGCAGTGCAGAAACCCAAGGATTTTAGAAGAAGAGATAGAAGAAGAAACCAATGCAAACAAGAGAAATTACAAGACACACAATTGGTTTCCTCTGCTTGCAAAAGTCTTGTGTTTCCTGCAAGGCCTGGCTATGGCCAGCTGGGGACAAAGTGTCTGGTCAAAGCCAACCACTTCCTGGCAGATATATCCGCATCTGACTTGAGCCATTACAAT GTTAAAATAACACCTGAGGTTACTTCTCGTAAAACAAGCAAAGCCATCATAGCTGAGTTAGTGAGGCTTCACAGGAACACTGATTTGGCAATGAAGCTTCCTGTTTATGATGGAGGAAGAAATCTCTACACTGCTGGCTTGCTTTCTTTTGCATACAAAGAGTTCACCATACTATTGAGAGAGGATGATGAGGGCACTGGTTCTACCAG GGAAAGAGAATTTGAAGTGGTGATCAGGTTTGCAGCTCGTGTTAGCATGAATCAGTTACGTGAGCTTCTGAGTGGCAAGCAAGTGGACACTCCACAAGAAGCACTTACTGTCATTGACACTGTATTGAGGGAGCTTGCAGCTCAGAG CTACGTGTCAATTGGGAGGTTTCTATATTCTCCGGATTTAAGAAAACCACAGCAGCTAGGTGGTGGCCTGGAATCGTGGTGCGGCTTCTATCAGAGTATAAGGCCAACTCAGATGGGATtgtcacttaatattg ACATGTCATCAATGGCGTTTATTGAACCACTTCCTGTAATTGACTTTGTTGCTCAAATTTTGGGAAAAGATGTGCTCTCAAAGCCATTGTCAGATGCAGATCGTGTCAAG ATTAAGAAGGCCTTAAGAGGTGTGAAAGTTGAGGTTACACATAGAGGAAGTTTTCGAAGGAAGTACAGGATTACAGGATTGACATCACAGCCTACAAGGGAGCTTAA TTTCCCCGTCGATGAGAAAATGAACATGAAATCAGTAGTTGATTACTTTCAAGAAATGTATGGATATACAATCATATATTCTCATCTACCCTGCCTTCAAGTAGGAAGCCAAAAGAAGGTGAACTATTTGCCTATGGAG GCATGCAAGATAGTTGGGGGTCAGAGATATACAAAAGGGCTTAACGAAAAGCAGATAACTTCTCTGCTAAAGGTCTCATGCCAGAGACCACGTGAACAAGAGACAGATATTCTACAG ACAATTCACCAAAATGATTATGAGTATAATCCCTATGCCAAGGAGTTTGGGATCAGCATTGACAGCAAGCTTGCATCAGTTGAGGCTCGGGTTCTTCCTGCTCCATGG TTGAAATATCACGAGACTGGAAGGGAGAAAGAATACCTGCCACAAGTTGGTCAATGGAACATGATGAACAAG AAAGTTATAAACGGAAGCACTGTAAGATATTGGGCTTGTATTAATTTCTCACGAAGTATCCAAGAAAGTACTGCTCGCGGGTTTTGCCAACAGTTAGTTCAAATATGCCAAATCTCAGGCATG GAATTTAGTCAAGACCCTGTGATTCCAATATATTCAGCAAAACCTGATCTGGTAAAGAAAGCCTTGAAGTATGTACATTCTGCTGTACTTGATAAACTTGGTGGGAAAGAACTAGAGTTGTTGATTGCCATTCTTCCAGACAACAATGGCTCTCTGTATG GCGATCTCAAAAGAATCTGTGAAACCGATCTGGGGTTGATTTCTCAGTGCTGTCTTACAAAACACGTATTCAAGATCAATAGGCAGTATTTGGCAAATGTGGCACTAAAGATCAATGTCAAG atGGGAGGAAGGAACACAGTACTTTTGGATGCCCTAAGTTGGAGGATCCCATTGGTTAGTGACATTCCAACAATAATTTTTGGAGCAGATGTAACACATCCAGAATCTGGAGAGGACCCTTGTCCATCCATTGCTGCT GTTGTAGCCTCCCAGGACTGGCCGGAAGTAACAAAGTACGCAGGATTGGTATGCGCTCAGCCTCATCGTGAGGAACTCATTCAAGATCTTTTTAAATGTTGGAAGGATCCTCATCATGGTATAGTTTATGGTGGCATGATCAG AGAGCTGTTACTCTCTTTTAAGAAGGCAACCGGACAAAAACCATTGAGGATAATATTTTACAG GGATGGGGTAAGTGAAGGACAGTTCTACCAGGTTTTGTTGTATGAGCTTGATGCCATCCGTAAG GCTTGTGCATCTTTGGAACCTAGTTACCAACCTCCGGTAACATTTGTTGTGGTTCAAAAGCGACATCACACTAGACTCTTCTCAAACAATCATGACGACAGAAATAGCACTGATAAGAGTGGGAATATCTTacctg GTACTGTGGTGGATTCTAAGATCTGTCATCCTACGGAATTCGACTTCTATTTATGCAGTCATGCGGGAATTCAG GGTACAAGTAGACCAGCTCATTATCATGTTCTGTGGGACGAGAACAATTTCACTGCTGATGAGATCCAATCTCTGACCAACAACTTGTGCTACAC CTATGCAAGATGTACACGATCAGTTTCTGTAG TGCCTCCTGCGTACTATGCTCATTTGGCAGCTTACAGAGCTCGATTCTACATGGAACCTAATGTCCATGAAATTGCTAAATCTCGAGGTGCAAGGTCAAAAGATGAGTCAGTTCGGCCACTACCTGCTCTGAAAGAGAAGGTGAAGAATGTAATGTTTTATTGTTGA